One window of Medicago truncatula cultivar Jemalong A17 chromosome 2, MtrunA17r5.0-ANR, whole genome shotgun sequence genomic DNA carries:
- the LOC25486039 gene encoding uncharacterized protein, whose translation MSEEFLESEVLFFNQIHQSEAEDKKVLMKLKKEEINSDDEIDQAADNKMVRSMPMNIPSEGIFHRRGNGYEEDEDEEEMVPPHLIMARRLAGKMTFSMCSGHGRTLKGRDLSRVRNSILRMTGFIEV comes from the coding sequence ATGTCTGAGGAGTTTCTTGAATCCGAGGTTCTTTTTTTCAACCAGATTCATCAATCTGAAGCTGAAGACAAGAAGGTGCTGATGAAGCTGAAGAAGGAGGAGATCAATTCTGATGATGAAATTGATCAAGCTGCTGACAACAAGATGGTGAGGTCCATGCCGATGAATATCCCCTCTGAGGGGATATTTCACCGGAGGGGAAATGGCTATGAGGAGGACGAGGATGAGGAGGAGATGGTGCCTCCGCACCTGATTATGGCGCGGAGGCTAGctggaaaaatgacattttccaTGTGTTCTGGGCATGGGAGGACTTTGAAGGGAAGGGATTTGAGCAGGGTTAGGAATTCGATTCTTAGGATGACTGGTTTTATTGAAGTCTGA